The following are encoded in a window of Phaseolus vulgaris cultivar G19833 chromosome 3, P. vulgaris v2.0, whole genome shotgun sequence genomic DNA:
- the LOC137806650 gene encoding rac-like GTP-binding protein RAC13, which translates to MSTARFIKCVTVGDGAVGKTCMLISYTSNTFPTDYVPTVFDNFSANVTVDGSTVNLGLWDTAGQEDYNRLRPLSYRGADVFLLCYSLISKASYENISKKWIPELRHYAPNVPIVLVGTKLDLRDDKQFLIDHPGATRITTAQGEELKKMIGAVTYIECSSKTQQNVKTVFDAAIKVALRPPKPKKKPRKKRTCIFL; encoded by the exons ATGAGTACGGCCAGGTTTATCAAGTGTGTAACAGTTGGAGATGGTGCTGTGGGAAAGACATGCATGCTTATATCCTATACCAGCAATACGTTTCCCACT GACTATGTTCCAACAGTGTTTGACAATTTCAGTGCTAATGTAACTGTGGATGGTAGTACGGTCAATCTTGGTTTATGGGATACTGCAG GACAAGAAGATTACAACAGGCTAAGGCCTTTAAGCTATAGAGGAGCTGATGTGTTTTTGTTGTGCTATTCTCTCATCAGCAAAGCCAGTTATGAGAACATTTCCAAAAAG TGGATACCTGAGCTGAGACATTATGCTCCAAATGTGCCTATAGTGCTGGTGGGAACAAAACTAG ATTTGCGAGATGATAAGCAGTTTCTGATTGATCATCCCGGAGCCACACGAATTACAACTGCTCAG GGTGAAGAATTGAAGAAAATGATTGGTGCAGTCACTTATATTGAGTGCAGCTCCAAAACACAGCAG aaTGTGAAAACAGTTTTTGATGCTGCAATAAAGGTTGCATTGAGGCCACCAAAGCCAAAGAAGAAACCACGCAAGAAAAGGACCTGTATTTTCCTCTAA